A region from the Curtobacterium sp. MCBA15_012 genome encodes:
- the rpoB gene encoding DNA-directed RNA polymerase subunit beta, translating into MAAAPNASTNPKNGRNHSRLSFAKITDTLTVPDLLALQTESFDWLVGNDVWKARLAEGQEQGRTDLALHSGLEEIFEEISPIEDLGETMQLSFTSPELEDPKYSIDDCKERGKTYAAPLYVNAEFMNHMTGEIKTQTVFMGDFPLMTERGTFIINGTERVVVSQLVRSPGVYFERQQEKTSDKDIYSARIIPSRGAWLEFEIDKRDQVGVRIDRKRKQSVTVFLKALGMTSEEIMEEFQGFASIESTLEKDAVLTKEEALKDIYRKLRPGEQVAAEAARALLDNFYFNPKRYDLAKVGRYKVNRKLGIDAKLSDSVLTVQDIVRTIKYLVSLHAEKTTFDGVRDGQPVQLRLDVDDIDHFGNRRIRAVGELIQNQVRTGLSRMERVVRERMTTQDIEAITPQTLINVRPVVAAIKEFFGTSQLSQFMDQNNPLAGLTHKRRLSALGPGGLSRERAGVEVRDVHPSHYGRMCPIETPEGPNIGLIGSLASFGRINSFGFIETPYRRVVDGQVTTTIDYLTASEEDDFVVAQANAPLTDSFHFADDKVLVRKKGGEVELVGKDEVDYMDVSPRQMVSVATSLIPFLEHDDANRALMGANMQRQAVPLLRSESPLVGTGMEGYTAIDAGDVVTADKAGVVSEVSADAVTLQLDEGGTQTYYLRKFDRSNQGTSYNHRVIVSAGERVEQGEVIADGPATENGELALGKNLLVAFMPWEGYNYEDAMILSQNLVKDDTLSSIHIEEYEVDARDTKLGKEEITRDLPNVSPDLLADLDERGIIRIGAEVRPGDILVGKVTPKGETELSAEERLLRAIFNEKSREVRDTSLKVPHGEEGTIIGVKVFDSQDGDDELGSGVNQRVVVYIAQKRKITAGDKLAGRHGNKGVISTILPVEDMPFLADGTPVDIVLNPLGVPGRMNFGQVLEIHLGWLAKQGWNVEGIQEWASALPEAAHSAAPGTKVATPVFDGAYEREIEGLLDSTLPNRDGERLIGSSGKAQLFDGRSGEPFPEPVSVGYMYILKLHHLVDDKIHARSTGPYSMITQQPLGGKAQFGGQRFGEMEVWALEAYGAAYALQELLTIKSDDILGRVKVYEAIVKGENIQEPGIPESFKVLMKEMQSLCLNVEVLSADGQAVSLRDNDDEVFRAAEELGINISSRFESSSVDDI; encoded by the coding sequence TTGGCTGCTGCGCCCAACGCATCCACCAACCCCAAGAACGGTCGCAACCACTCGCGACTCTCGTTCGCCAAGATCACGGACACCCTCACGGTTCCGGATCTGCTCGCACTCCAGACGGAGAGCTTCGACTGGCTCGTCGGCAACGATGTCTGGAAGGCACGTCTCGCCGAAGGGCAGGAGCAGGGTCGCACCGACCTCGCGCTGCACTCCGGCCTCGAGGAGATCTTCGAGGAGATCTCCCCGATCGAGGACCTCGGCGAGACGATGCAGCTCTCGTTCACGTCCCCGGAGCTCGAGGACCCGAAGTACTCCATCGACGACTGCAAGGAGCGCGGCAAGACCTACGCCGCTCCGCTGTACGTCAACGCCGAGTTCATGAACCACATGACCGGTGAGATCAAGACGCAGACGGTCTTCATGGGCGACTTCCCGCTCATGACCGAGCGCGGCACGTTCATCATCAACGGCACCGAGCGCGTCGTCGTCTCGCAGCTCGTCCGCTCGCCGGGCGTGTACTTCGAGCGCCAGCAGGAGAAGACGTCCGACAAGGACATCTACTCCGCGCGCATCATCCCGTCGCGCGGTGCGTGGCTCGAGTTCGAGATCGACAAGCGCGACCAGGTGGGCGTGCGCATCGACCGCAAGCGCAAGCAGTCGGTCACGGTCTTCCTCAAGGCGCTCGGCATGACGAGCGAAGAGATCATGGAGGAGTTCCAGGGCTTCGCCTCGATCGAGTCGACCCTCGAGAAGGACGCCGTCCTGACGAAGGAAGAGGCGCTCAAGGACATCTACCGCAAGCTCCGTCCGGGCGAGCAGGTCGCGGCCGAGGCAGCGCGTGCGCTCCTCGACAACTTCTACTTCAACCCGAAGCGCTACGACCTCGCCAAGGTCGGTCGCTACAAGGTCAACCGCAAGCTCGGCATCGACGCGAAGCTCAGCGACTCGGTCCTGACCGTGCAGGACATCGTCCGCACGATCAAGTACCTCGTCTCGCTGCACGCCGAGAAGACGACCTTCGACGGCGTCCGTGACGGCCAGCCCGTCCAGCTGCGCCTCGACGTGGACGACATCGACCACTTCGGCAACCGTCGCATCCGCGCCGTCGGCGAGCTCATCCAGAACCAGGTCCGCACCGGCCTTTCCCGCATGGAGCGCGTCGTCCGCGAGCGCATGACCACGCAGGACATCGAGGCGATCACGCCGCAGACCCTGATCAACGTGCGACCCGTCGTCGCCGCGATCAAGGAGTTCTTCGGCACCTCGCAGCTGTCGCAGTTCATGGACCAGAACAACCCGCTCGCGGGTCTGACGCACAAGCGTCGCCTGTCGGCCCTCGGCCCGGGTGGTCTGTCCCGTGAGCGTGCCGGCGTCGAGGTCCGTGACGTCCACCCGTCGCACTACGGCCGCATGTGCCCGATCGAGACCCCGGAAGGCCCGAACATCGGCCTGATCGGTTCGCTCGCGTCGTTCGGTCGGATCAACTCCTTCGGCTTCATCGAGACGCCGTACCGCCGCGTCGTGGACGGTCAGGTCACCACGACCATCGACTACCTCACCGCGTCGGAGGAGGACGACTTCGTCGTCGCCCAGGCCAACGCGCCCCTCACCGACTCCTTCCACTTCGCGGACGACAAGGTCCTCGTGCGGAAGAAGGGCGGCGAGGTCGAGCTCGTCGGCAAGGACGAGGTCGACTACATGGACGTCTCGCCGCGCCAGATGGTGTCGGTCGCGACCTCGCTCATCCCGTTCCTCGAGCACGACGACGCGAACCGCGCCCTCATGGGTGCGAACATGCAGCGTCAGGCCGTCCCGCTGCTCCGTTCCGAGTCGCCGCTCGTCGGCACCGGCATGGAGGGCTACACCGCGATCGACGCCGGTGACGTCGTCACCGCCGACAAGGCCGGTGTCGTCTCCGAGGTCTCGGCCGACGCCGTGACCCTGCAGCTCGACGAGGGTGGGACGCAGACCTACTACCTGCGCAAGTTCGACCGCTCCAACCAGGGCACGAGCTACAACCACCGCGTCATCGTCTCCGCCGGTGAGCGCGTGGAGCAGGGCGAGGTCATCGCCGACGGTCCCGCGACCGAGAACGGCGAGCTCGCGCTCGGCAAGAACCTGCTCGTCGCGTTCATGCCGTGGGAGGGCTACAACTACGAGGACGCGATGATCCTGTCGCAGAACCTCGTGAAGGACGACACCCTCTCCTCGATCCACATCGAGGAGTACGAGGTCGACGCCCGCGACACCAAGCTCGGCAAGGAGGAGATCACCCGCGACCTCCCCAACGTCAGCCCGGACCTCCTGGCCGACCTGGACGAGCGCGGCATCATCCGCATCGGTGCCGAGGTGCGCCCCGGCGACATCCTCGTCGGCAAGGTCACGCCGAAGGGCGAGACCGAGCTCTCCGCCGAGGAGCGCCTGCTCCGCGCGATCTTCAACGAGAAGTCGCGCGAGGTGCGCGACACCTCGCTCAAGGTGCCCCACGGTGAAGAGGGCACGATCATCGGCGTCAAGGTGTTCGACTCGCAGGACGGTGACGACGAGCTCGGCTCCGGTGTCAACCAGCGCGTGGTCGTCTACATCGCCCAGAAGCGCAAGATCACCGCGGGTGACAAGCTCGCCGGTCGTCACGGCAACAAGGGCGTCATCTCGACGATCCTGCCGGTCGAGGACATGCCGTTCCTCGCCGACGGCACCCCCGTCGACATCGTGCTCAACCCGCTCGGCGTCCCCGGCCGCATGAACTTCGGCCAGGTCCTCGAGATCCACCTCGGGTGGCTCGCGAAGCAGGGCTGGAACGTCGAGGGCATCCAGGAGTGGGCGTCCGCCCTCCCCGAGGCCGCCCACAGCGCGGCGCCCGGCACGAAGGTCGCCACCCCGGTGTTCGACGGTGCGTACGAGCGCGAGATCGAGGGCCTCCTCGACAGCACGCTCCCGAACCGCGACGGGGAGCGCCTGATCGGCTCCTCCGGCAAGGCGCAGCTCTTCGACGGCCGCTCCGGCGAGCCGTTCCCGGAGCCCGTCTCGGTCGGCTACATGTACATCCTCAAGCTGCACCACCTGGTCGACGACAAGATCCACGCCCGTTCGACCGGTCCGTACTCGATGATCACGCAGCAGCCGCTGGGTGGTAAGGCGCAGTTCGGTGGACAGCGCTTCGGTGAGATGGAGGTGTGGGCGCTCGAGGCGTACGGCGCCGCCTACGCCCTCCAGGAGCTCCTGACGATCAAGTCCGACGACATCCTCGGCCGCGTGAAGGTCTACGAGGCGATCGTCAAGGGCGAGAACATCCAGGAGCCCGGCATCCCGGAGTCGTTCAAGGTCCTCATGAAGGAGATGCAGTCGCTCTGCCTGAACGTCGAGGTCCTCTCGGCCGACGGCCAGGCGGTCAGCCTGCGCGACAACGACGACGAGGTGTTCCGCGCTGCGGAAGAGCTCGGCATCAACATCTCCTCGCGGTTCGAGTCGTCGTCCGTCGACGACATCTGA